The proteins below are encoded in one region of Scatophagus argus isolate fScaArg1 chromosome 24, fScaArg1.pri, whole genome shotgun sequence:
- the LOC124055558 gene encoding NACHT, LRR and PYD domains-containing protein 12-like isoform X7: MDVNSAGGSLTMDLREGIDEGILPSKVTWFAEPDSSTKGPSPEQPERPDSPVPSCVSMRSNKSLESPLTFRKQRSAETGVVTEGPDSPVPSCVSMRSNKSLESPLTFRKQRSAETGVLEERPDSPVPSCVSLKSRESPLTFRKQHFPITDCKDAEVFFLHRRQEMSEVHVGQSSGEDQTESGSVFTLLEENIVGFVKEELKKMQRVLSSECSDDEMMDGSDEEDVRSCRQAFQKIVQHFLRRIEQEELAVALQMSTMILERWESPEACQRKLKSSLKQKFQCLFEGIAKTGDPVLLNEVYTELYITEGGAAELSDEHEVRQIETAARKPARPETTIRCENIFKPSPGRDGPIRTVMTKGVAGIGKTVLTQKFTLDWAEDKTNRDIRFIFPFTFRELNQLKDKKFSLVKLVHHFFGETKEAGMCRFDKFQIVFIFDGLDECRLPLDFHNKEVLTEVTESTSVDVLLTNLIRGNLLPSARLWITTRPAAANQIPPECVDMVTEVRGFTDPQKEEYFRKRFRDEEQAGRIISHIKTSRSLHIMCHIPVFCWITATVLEDVLKTREGGELPKTLTEMYIHFLVVQAKLWTIKYPAGPAAGTAAGTWSHWNPGSRDMVLSLGKLAFEQLQKGNLIFYESDLTECGIDITAASVYSGVFTQIFKEERGLYDKKLFCFVHLSIQEFLAALYVFLTFTNSGINLLSQSKTWWSNLLKDKSKLPYLFQSAVDMALQSPNGHLDLFLRFLLGLSLETNQTLLRGLMTHTGNSSHTNRETVQYIKSVIRKNLTAEKSINLFHCLNELNDCSLEEEIQQYLSAGSLSTDKLSPAQWSALAFILLSSEKDLDVFDLKKYSASEEGLMRLLPVVKASNKSLLGGCELSEKSCEALASLVSSQSSRLRELDLSNNNLQDSGVKLISSGLENPHCKLKMLGLSHNNLTENCCLELSSVLSTKLSGLRDLDLSYNNLQDSGVKLLSVGLQSPHCALDKLRLIGCNLSDKSRETLASVLSHQSCTLRELDLSNNDLQDSGAMLFASAQESRPCRLETLRLVQARLTEKCCQEFSSVLSSVSCGLRELDLSHNDLQDSGVKLLLAGLGSPQCQLQTLRLSQTNLTEKCCQEISSVLSSQSSSLRELDLSNNDLQDSGVTLLSAGLRGPHCTLETLRLNGCKLSEGSCEALASVLSSQSLGLKELEMSNNDLQDSGVKLLCAALKSPHCVLETLRLSHTRLTEKSCQEFSAVLTVKSSSLRELDLSNNDLQDSGVKRLSDGLRSPHCRLETFRLSGCLITEDGCSSLASALRSNPSCLRELDLSYNYPRDSGVKQLSAGLEDPRWRLDTLSVDLGCVQWLSSGLKKYVCELTLDPNTAHKNVLLSEDKRKVMLSMEKQPYPEHPDRFDWCYQLLCTTGLNGRCYWEVDWEVGVDIGVTYKGLRRRGALDGSRLGWNDKSWSLEFTAQCYYAWHNNIRTALLAPPSSASNRVGVYLDWPAGTLSYYTVLPDTRIHLCTFHCAFVEPLYPAFGFLSLESSVSLC, encoded by the exons ATGGATGTTAATTCAGCAG GTGGAAGCTTAACTATGGATCTGCGTGAAGGGATCGATGAGGGAATCCTCCCATCCAAAGTGACCTGGTTTGCGGAACCTGACAGCTCGACCAAAGGGCCGAG CCCAGAGCAGCCGGAGAGACCAGACTCTCCTGtgcccagctgtgtgtccatgaggAGCAACAAGTCGCTGGAGTCGCCCCTCACTTTCCGAAAACAACGTTCTGCTGAAACAGG ggTCGTGACAGAGGGACCAGACTCTCCTGtgcccagctgtgtgtccatgaggAGCAACAAGTCGCTGGAGTCGCCCCTCACTTTCCGAAAACAACGTTCTGCTGAAACAGG GGTCCTGGAGGAGAGACCCGACTCTCCTGTGCCCAGCTGTGTGTCCCTGAAGTCACGGGAGTCACCTCTCACTTTTCGAAAACAACATTTTCCCATAACAGA CTGTAAAGATGCTGAGGTGTTTTTCCTCCACAGACGACAGGAAATGTCAGAAGTCCATGTTGGTCAGTCATCAGGGGAAGATCAAACTGAGAGTGGCTCTGTATTTACG CTGCTCGAGGAGAACATCGTCGGTTTTGTGAAGGAAGAGCTGAAGAAGATGCAGAGAGTTCTGAGTTCAGAGTGCTCAGATGACGAGATGATGGACGGCAGCGACGAAGAGGACGTGAGGAGCTGCAGACAGGCATTTCAGAAAATTGTGCagcacttcctgaggagaatagagcaggaggagctggctgtCGCCCTGCAGATGAGTACGATGATTTTGGAACGGTGGG AATCTCCAGAGGCGTGTCAGCGAAAACTCAAATCAAGTTTGAAGCAGAAGTTCCAGTGTTTGTTTGAGGGAATTGCTAAAACAGGAGACCCAGTCCTTCTGAACGAGGTCTACACAGAGCTCTACATCACCGAAGGGGGGGCTGCAGAGCTCAGTGATGAACAcgaggtcagacagattgaaacagcaGCCAGGAAACCAGCCAGACCAGAAACAACAATCAGATGTGAGAACATCTTTAAACCCTCCCCTGGAAGAGAcggaccaatcagaacagtgatgacaaagggagtggcCGGCATTGGGAAAACGGTCTTAACgcagaagttcactctggactgggctgagGACAAAACCAACCGGGACATCCGGTTCATATTTCCcttcactttcagagagctgaatcaGCTTAAAGACAAAAAGTTCAGCTTGGTGAAACTTGTTCATCACTTCTTTGGTGAGACCAAAGAAGCAGGAATGTGCAGGTTTGACAAATTCCAGattgtgttcatctttgacggtctggatgagtgccgacttcctctggacttccacaaCAAGGAGGTTCTCACTGAggtcacagagtccacctcagtggatgtgctgctgacaaacctcatcagggggaatctgcttccctctgctcgcctctggataaccacacgacctgcagcagccaatcagatccctcccgagtgtgttgacatggtgacagaggtcagagggttcactgacccacagaaggaggagtacttcaggaagagattcagagatgaggagcaggccggcagaatcatctcccacatcaagacatcgcgaagcctccacatcatgtgccacatcccagtcttctgctggatcactgctacagttctggaggatgtgttgaagaccagagagggaggagagctgcccaagaccctgactgagatgtacatccacttcctggtggttcagGCCAAACTGTGGACCATCAAGTATCCTGCTGGGCCAGCAGCTGGGACAGCAGCTGGGACATGGTCACACTGGAATCCAGGGAGCAGAGACATGGTTTTGTCTttgggaaaactggcttttgagcagctgcagaaaggcaacctgatcttctatgaatcagacctgacCGAGTGTGGCATCGATATCACAGCAGCTTCGgtgtactcaggagtgttcacgcagatctttaaagaggagagaggccTGTATGACAAGAAGCTGTTCTGCTTTGTTCACCTGAGCattcaggagtttctggctgctctttATGTCTTTCTGACTTTTACCAACTCTGGCATTAATCTGCTTTCTCAGTCAAAAACCTGGTGGTCTAATCTATTAAAGGACAAATCTAAACTGCCATACCTGTTCCAGAGTGCCGTGGACATGGCTTTACAGAGTCCGAACGGGCACCTGGATTTGTTCCTCCGTTTCCTCCTGGGCCTTTCACTGGAAACCAATCAGACTCTACTACGAGGCCtgatgacacacacaggaaatagCTCGCACACCAATCGGGAGACGGTCCAGTACATCAAGAGTGTGATCAGGAAGAATCTGACCGCGGAGAAAagcatcaatctgttccactgtctgaacGAGCTGAATGATTGTTCTCTGGAGGAAGAGATCCAGCAGTACCTGAGCGCAGGGAGCCTGTCCACAGACaaactgtctcctgctcagtggtcgGCTCTGGCCTTCATCCTGCTGTCGTCAGAGAAAGACCTGGACGTCTTTGACCTGAAGAAGTACTCTGCTTCTGAGGAAGGTCTTATGAGGCTGCTGCCTGTGGTCAAAGCTTCCAATAAGTCTCT GCTGGGTGGCTGTGAGCTGTCAGAGaaaagctgtgaagctctggcATCACTCGTCAGCTCCCAGTCGTCTcgtctgagagagctggacctgagcaACAACAACTTGCAGGATTCGGGAGTGAAGCTGATCTCATCTGGACTGGAGAATCCACACTGCAAGCTGAAAATGCTGGG GTTGAGCCACAATAACCTCACAGAGAATTGCTGCCTGGAATTGTCATCAGTTCTCAGCACCAAGCTTTCTGGTCTGAGAGACCTGGACTTGAGTTACAACAACCTGCAGGACTCGGGAGTGAAGCTCCTGTCTGTTGGACTGCAAAGTCCTCACTGTGCACTGGACAAGCTCAG GCTCATTGGCTGTAATTTATCAGACAAAAGCCGTGAGACTCTGGCTTCGGTTCTCAGCCACCAGTCCTGTACTCTGAGGGAGCTGGATCTGAGTAACAAtgacctgcaggattcaggagcGATGCTGTTCGCTTCTGCACAGGAGAGTCGGCCGTGTCGTCTGGAAACTCTCAG GTTGGTTCAAGCAAGGCTCACAGAGAAATGCTGTCAAGAGTTCTCATCGGTCCTCAGCTCCGTGTCCTGtggtctgagagagctggacctgagtcACAATGACCTGCAGGACTCAGGAGTGAAACTGCTCTTAGCTGGACTGGGAAGTCCCCAGTGTCAACTCCAAACCCTCAG GTTGAGTCAAACCAACCTCACAGAGAAATGCTGCCAGGAGATCTCATCAGtcctcagctcccagtcctccagtctgagagagctggacctcaGCAACAATGACCTGCAGGACTCCGGAGTGACTCTGCTTTCTGCTGGACTGAGAGGTCCACACTGTACGCTGGAAACCCTCAG GCTGAATGGCTGTAAGTTGTCTGAAGGCAGCTGTGAAGCTCTGGCATCAGTTCTCAGCTCACAGTCTCTTGGTCTGAAGGAGCTGGAGATGAGTAACAACGACTTGCAGGACTCgggagtgaagctgctgtgtgctgcactGAAGAGTCCACACTGTGTGCTGGAAACTCTCAG GCTGAGTCACACCAGGCTCACAGAGAAAAGCTGTCAGGAGTTCTCAGCAGTTCTGACTGTCAAGTCGTCCAGCCTCAGAGAACTGGACTTGAGTAACAacgacctgcaggattcaggagtgaagaGGCTCTCTGATGGACTGAGGAGTCCACATTGTAGGCTGGAAACTTTCAG GTTGTCAGGCTGTTTGATCACAGAGGACGGCTGCTCTTCTCTGGCCTCGGCTTTGAGATCCAACCCCTCgtgtctgagagagctggacctgagctacaatTACCCAAGAGACTCAGGAGTGAAGCAGCTCTCAGCTGGACTGGAGGATCCACGCTGGAGACTGGATACTCTCAG TGTGGATCTTGGGTGTGTTCAGTGGCTGAGCTCCGGTCTGAAGAAGT ATGTCTGTGAACTCACGCTGGACCCGAACACAGCGCACAAAAACGTCCTCCTGTCCGAGGACAAGCGAAAGGTGATGCTGTCGATGGAGAAGCAGCCGTATCCCGAACACCCGGACAGATTCGACTGGTGCTACCAGCTGCTGTGCACAACTGGTCTGAACGGTCGCTGTTACTGGGAGGTGGACTGGGAAGTCGGGGTCGATATTGGAGTGACTTACAAAGGACTGAGACGGAGAGGAGCCCTTGACGGCAGCAGGCTTGGCTGGAATGACAAGTCGTGGAGTCTGGAATTCACTGCTCAGTGTTACTACGCCTGGCACAACAACATACGCACGGCTCTTCTCGCTCCTCCGTCCTCCGCCTCGAACAGAGTCGGAGTGTATCTGGACTGGCCTGCAGGGACGCTGTCCTACTACACAGTTTTACCTGACACTCGGATCCACCTGTGCACCTTCCACTGTGCCTTCGTTGAACCTCTCTACCCTGCTTTTGGGTTCTTGTCGCTGGAGTCGTCCGTGTCCTTGTGTTAA
- the LOC124055558 gene encoding NACHT, LRR and PYD domains-containing protein 12-like isoform X5 produces MDVNSAGGSLTMDLREGIDEGILPSKVTWFAEPDSSTKGPSPEQPERPDSPVPSCVSMRSNKSLESPLTFRKQRSAETGVVTEGPDSPVPSCVSMRSNKSLESPLTFRKQRSAETGVLEERPDSPVPSCMSMRSNKSLESPLTFRKHCSPETGVLEERPDSPVPSCVSLKSRESPLTFRKQHFPITDCKDAEVFFLHRRQEMSEVHVGQSSGEDQTESGSVFTLLEENIVGFVKEELKKMQRVLSSECSDDEMMDGSDEEDVRSCRQAFQKIVQHFLRRIEQEELAVALQMSTMILERWESPEACQRKLKSSLKQKFQCLFEGIAKTGDPVLLNEVYTELYITEGGAAELSDEHEVRQIETAARKPARPETTIRCENIFKPSPGRDGPIRTVMTKGVAGIGKTVLTQKFTLDWAEDKTNRDIRFIFPFTFRELNQLKDKKFSLVKLVHHFFGETKEAGMCRFDKFQIVFIFDGLDECRLPLDFHNKEVLTEVTESTSVDVLLTNLIRGNLLPSARLWITTRPAAANQIPPECVDMVTEVRGFTDPQKEEYFRKRFRDEEQAGRIISHIKTSRSLHIMCHIPVFCWITATVLEDVLKTREGGELPKTLTEMYIHFLVVQAKLWTIKYPAGPAAGTAAGTWSHWNPGSRDMVLSLGKLAFEQLQKGNLIFYESDLTECGIDITAASVYSGVFTQIFKEERGLYDKKLFCFVHLSIQEFLAALYVFLTFTNSGINLLSQSKTWWSNLLKDKSKLPYLFQSAVDMALQSPNGHLDLFLRFLLGLSLETNQTLLRGLMTHTGNSSHTNRETVQYIKSVIRKNLTAEKSINLFHCLNELNDCSLEEEIQQYLSAGSLSTDKLSPAQWSALAFILLSSEKDLDVFDLKKYSASEEGLMRLLPVVKASNKSLLGGCELSEKSCEALASLVSSQSSRLRELDLSNNNLQDSGVKLISSGLENPHCKLKMLGLSHNNLTENCCLELSSVLSTKLSGLRDLDLSYNNLQDSGVKLLSVGLQSPHCALDKLRLIGCNLSDKSRETLASVLSHQSCTLRELDLSNNDLQDSGAMLFASAQESRPCRLETLRLVQARLTEKCCQEFSSVLSSVSCGLRELDLSHNDLQDSGVKLLLAGLGSPQCQLQTLRLSQTNLTEKCCQEISSVLSSQSSSLRELDLSNNDLQDSGVTLLSAGLRGPHCTLETLRLNGCKLSEGSCEALASVLSSQSLGLKELEMSNNDLQDSGVKLLCAALKSPHCVLETLRLSHTRLTEKSCQEFSAVLTVKSSSLRELDLSNNDLQDSGVKRLSDGLRSPHCRLETFRLSGCLITEDGCSSLASALRSNPSCLRELDLSYNYPRDSGVKQLSAGLEDPRWRLDTLSVDLGCVQWLSSGLKKYVCELTLDPNTAHKNVLLSEDKRKVMLSMEKQPYPEHPDRFDWCYQLLCTTGLNGRCYWEVDWEVGVDIGVTYKGLRRRGALDGSRLGWNDKSWSLEFTAQCYYAWHNNIRTALLAPPSSASNRVGVYLDWPAGTLSYYTVLPDTRIHLCTFHCAFVEPLYPAFGFLSLESSVSLC; encoded by the exons ATGGATGTTAATTCAGCAG GTGGAAGCTTAACTATGGATCTGCGTGAAGGGATCGATGAGGGAATCCTCCCATCCAAAGTGACCTGGTTTGCGGAACCTGACAGCTCGACCAAAGGGCCGAG CCCAGAGCAGCCGGAGAGACCAGACTCTCCTGtgcccagctgtgtgtccatgaggAGCAACAAGTCGCTGGAGTCGCCCCTCACTTTCCGAAAACAACGTTCTGCTGAAACAGG ggTCGTGACAGAGGGACCAGACTCTCCTGtgcccagctgtgtgtccatgaggAGCAACAAGTCGCTGGAGTCGCCCCTCACTTTCCGAAAACAACGTTCTGCTGAAACAGG GGTCCTGGAAGAGAGACCAGACTCTCCTGTGCCCAGCTGTATGTCCATGAGGAGCAACAAGTCGCTGGAGTCGCCCCTCACTTTCAGAAAACATTGTTCTCCTGAAACAGG GGTCCTGGAGGAGAGACCCGACTCTCCTGTGCCCAGCTGTGTGTCCCTGAAGTCACGGGAGTCACCTCTCACTTTTCGAAAACAACATTTTCCCATAACAGA CTGTAAAGATGCTGAGGTGTTTTTCCTCCACAGACGACAGGAAATGTCAGAAGTCCATGTTGGTCAGTCATCAGGGGAAGATCAAACTGAGAGTGGCTCTGTATTTACG CTGCTCGAGGAGAACATCGTCGGTTTTGTGAAGGAAGAGCTGAAGAAGATGCAGAGAGTTCTGAGTTCAGAGTGCTCAGATGACGAGATGATGGACGGCAGCGACGAAGAGGACGTGAGGAGCTGCAGACAGGCATTTCAGAAAATTGTGCagcacttcctgaggagaatagagcaggaggagctggctgtCGCCCTGCAGATGAGTACGATGATTTTGGAACGGTGGG AATCTCCAGAGGCGTGTCAGCGAAAACTCAAATCAAGTTTGAAGCAGAAGTTCCAGTGTTTGTTTGAGGGAATTGCTAAAACAGGAGACCCAGTCCTTCTGAACGAGGTCTACACAGAGCTCTACATCACCGAAGGGGGGGCTGCAGAGCTCAGTGATGAACAcgaggtcagacagattgaaacagcaGCCAGGAAACCAGCCAGACCAGAAACAACAATCAGATGTGAGAACATCTTTAAACCCTCCCCTGGAAGAGAcggaccaatcagaacagtgatgacaaagggagtggcCGGCATTGGGAAAACGGTCTTAACgcagaagttcactctggactgggctgagGACAAAACCAACCGGGACATCCGGTTCATATTTCCcttcactttcagagagctgaatcaGCTTAAAGACAAAAAGTTCAGCTTGGTGAAACTTGTTCATCACTTCTTTGGTGAGACCAAAGAAGCAGGAATGTGCAGGTTTGACAAATTCCAGattgtgttcatctttgacggtctggatgagtgccgacttcctctggacttccacaaCAAGGAGGTTCTCACTGAggtcacagagtccacctcagtggatgtgctgctgacaaacctcatcagggggaatctgcttccctctgctcgcctctggataaccacacgacctgcagcagccaatcagatccctcccgagtgtgttgacatggtgacagaggtcagagggttcactgacccacagaaggaggagtacttcaggaagagattcagagatgaggagcaggccggcagaatcatctcccacatcaagacatcgcgaagcctccacatcatgtgccacatcccagtcttctgctggatcactgctacagttctggaggatgtgttgaagaccagagagggaggagagctgcccaagaccctgactgagatgtacatccacttcctggtggttcagGCCAAACTGTGGACCATCAAGTATCCTGCTGGGCCAGCAGCTGGGACAGCAGCTGGGACATGGTCACACTGGAATCCAGGGAGCAGAGACATGGTTTTGTCTttgggaaaactggcttttgagcagctgcagaaaggcaacctgatcttctatgaatcagacctgacCGAGTGTGGCATCGATATCACAGCAGCTTCGgtgtactcaggagtgttcacgcagatctttaaagaggagagaggccTGTATGACAAGAAGCTGTTCTGCTTTGTTCACCTGAGCattcaggagtttctggctgctctttATGTCTTTCTGACTTTTACCAACTCTGGCATTAATCTGCTTTCTCAGTCAAAAACCTGGTGGTCTAATCTATTAAAGGACAAATCTAAACTGCCATACCTGTTCCAGAGTGCCGTGGACATGGCTTTACAGAGTCCGAACGGGCACCTGGATTTGTTCCTCCGTTTCCTCCTGGGCCTTTCACTGGAAACCAATCAGACTCTACTACGAGGCCtgatgacacacacaggaaatagCTCGCACACCAATCGGGAGACGGTCCAGTACATCAAGAGTGTGATCAGGAAGAATCTGACCGCGGAGAAAagcatcaatctgttccactgtctgaacGAGCTGAATGATTGTTCTCTGGAGGAAGAGATCCAGCAGTACCTGAGCGCAGGGAGCCTGTCCACAGACaaactgtctcctgctcagtggtcgGCTCTGGCCTTCATCCTGCTGTCGTCAGAGAAAGACCTGGACGTCTTTGACCTGAAGAAGTACTCTGCTTCTGAGGAAGGTCTTATGAGGCTGCTGCCTGTGGTCAAAGCTTCCAATAAGTCTCT GCTGGGTGGCTGTGAGCTGTCAGAGaaaagctgtgaagctctggcATCACTCGTCAGCTCCCAGTCGTCTcgtctgagagagctggacctgagcaACAACAACTTGCAGGATTCGGGAGTGAAGCTGATCTCATCTGGACTGGAGAATCCACACTGCAAGCTGAAAATGCTGGG GTTGAGCCACAATAACCTCACAGAGAATTGCTGCCTGGAATTGTCATCAGTTCTCAGCACCAAGCTTTCTGGTCTGAGAGACCTGGACTTGAGTTACAACAACCTGCAGGACTCGGGAGTGAAGCTCCTGTCTGTTGGACTGCAAAGTCCTCACTGTGCACTGGACAAGCTCAG GCTCATTGGCTGTAATTTATCAGACAAAAGCCGTGAGACTCTGGCTTCGGTTCTCAGCCACCAGTCCTGTACTCTGAGGGAGCTGGATCTGAGTAACAAtgacctgcaggattcaggagcGATGCTGTTCGCTTCTGCACAGGAGAGTCGGCCGTGTCGTCTGGAAACTCTCAG GTTGGTTCAAGCAAGGCTCACAGAGAAATGCTGTCAAGAGTTCTCATCGGTCCTCAGCTCCGTGTCCTGtggtctgagagagctggacctgagtcACAATGACCTGCAGGACTCAGGAGTGAAACTGCTCTTAGCTGGACTGGGAAGTCCCCAGTGTCAACTCCAAACCCTCAG GTTGAGTCAAACCAACCTCACAGAGAAATGCTGCCAGGAGATCTCATCAGtcctcagctcccagtcctccagtctgagagagctggacctcaGCAACAATGACCTGCAGGACTCCGGAGTGACTCTGCTTTCTGCTGGACTGAGAGGTCCACACTGTACGCTGGAAACCCTCAG GCTGAATGGCTGTAAGTTGTCTGAAGGCAGCTGTGAAGCTCTGGCATCAGTTCTCAGCTCACAGTCTCTTGGTCTGAAGGAGCTGGAGATGAGTAACAACGACTTGCAGGACTCgggagtgaagctgctgtgtgctgcactGAAGAGTCCACACTGTGTGCTGGAAACTCTCAG GCTGAGTCACACCAGGCTCACAGAGAAAAGCTGTCAGGAGTTCTCAGCAGTTCTGACTGTCAAGTCGTCCAGCCTCAGAGAACTGGACTTGAGTAACAacgacctgcaggattcaggagtgaagaGGCTCTCTGATGGACTGAGGAGTCCACATTGTAGGCTGGAAACTTTCAG GTTGTCAGGCTGTTTGATCACAGAGGACGGCTGCTCTTCTCTGGCCTCGGCTTTGAGATCCAACCCCTCgtgtctgagagagctggacctgagctacaatTACCCAAGAGACTCAGGAGTGAAGCAGCTCTCAGCTGGACTGGAGGATCCACGCTGGAGACTGGATACTCTCAG TGTGGATCTTGGGTGTGTTCAGTGGCTGAGCTCCGGTCTGAAGAAGT ATGTCTGTGAACTCACGCTGGACCCGAACACAGCGCACAAAAACGTCCTCCTGTCCGAGGACAAGCGAAAGGTGATGCTGTCGATGGAGAAGCAGCCGTATCCCGAACACCCGGACAGATTCGACTGGTGCTACCAGCTGCTGTGCACAACTGGTCTGAACGGTCGCTGTTACTGGGAGGTGGACTGGGAAGTCGGGGTCGATATTGGAGTGACTTACAAAGGACTGAGACGGAGAGGAGCCCTTGACGGCAGCAGGCTTGGCTGGAATGACAAGTCGTGGAGTCTGGAATTCACTGCTCAGTGTTACTACGCCTGGCACAACAACATACGCACGGCTCTTCTCGCTCCTCCGTCCTCCGCCTCGAACAGAGTCGGAGTGTATCTGGACTGGCCTGCAGGGACGCTGTCCTACTACACAGTTTTACCTGACACTCGGATCCACCTGTGCACCTTCCACTGTGCCTTCGTTGAACCTCTCTACCCTGCTTTTGGGTTCTTGTCGCTGGAGTCGTCCGTGTCCTTGTGTTAA